In Primulina huaijiensis isolate GDHJ02 chromosome 16, ASM1229523v2, whole genome shotgun sequence, a single genomic region encodes these proteins:
- the LOC140961230 gene encoding probable enoyl-CoA hydratase 1, peroxisomal: MLTYHQMEIPPEKLIWVKQDPDGVAFVIINRPQSLNSLTRPMIVDLACAIKTLSSDDSVRIIILSGTGRAFCSGVDLTSAEDVFKGDFKDMETDPVYQIERCAKPIIGAINGFAVTAGFEIALACDFLVASKQAKFIDTHARFGIFPSWGLSQKLSRIIGPNRAREVSMTAMPVTAEQAERWGLVNHVVEESEVLKKAREIAESMIKNNQDLVLRYKAVINDGFRMDLGHALALEKERAHQYYDGMTTDQFKKMQEFIAGRSSKKPSSKL; encoded by the exons ATGTTAACGTACCACCAAATGGAGATCCCGCCGGAGAAGCTCATCTGGGTGAAGCAAGACCCTGACGGAGTGGCCTTCGTCATCATAAACCGGCCCCAATCTCTCAACTCTTTGACCCGGCCCATGATCGTCGATTTGGCATGCGCCATCAAGACTCTGAGCTCTGATGATTCGGTCCGGATCATCATATTGTCTGGGACCGGCAGGGCCTTCTGCTCCGGCGTAGACCTGACGTCGGCGGAGGACGTGTTCAAGGGGGATTTCAAGGATATGGAGACCGACCCGGTCTACCAAATAGAGCGCTGCGCCAAACCCATCATCGGAGCGATCAACGGCTTCGCAGTTACGGCTGGTTTTGAGATTGCTTTAGCTTGTGATTTCTTGGTGGCTTCTAAACAAGCTAAATTTATCGATACCCATGCCAG GTTTGGAATATTTCCTTCTTGGGGTCTGTCTCAGAAGCTTTCTCGCATAATAGGGCCGAATCGAGCTCGCGAAGTGTCTATGACGGCGATGCCTGTGACTGCTGAGCAAGCTGAAAGATGGGGTTTGGTTAATCATGTAgttgaagaaagtgaagtaCTGAAGAAAGCTCGAGAAATTGCGGAATCCATGATCAAGAATAATCAAGACTTGGTGCTGAGGTATAAAGCAGTTATAAATGACGGATTCAGAATGGATCTGGGTCATGCCCTTGCGCTGGAGAAG GAAAGGGCTCACCAATATTACGATGGAATGACTACTGATCAATTTAAGAAAATGCAAGAATTCATAGCCGGCCGGAGCTCAAAGAAACCATCTTCCAAGTTGTga